In the genome of Cryptosporangium minutisporangium, one region contains:
- a CDS encoding ATP-dependent DNA helicase UvrD2 codes for MTVTPAASVDTPPSRLADPDAVLAGLDDEQRAAVLAPRGPVCILAGAGTGKTRAITHRIAHGVLTQATAPNHVLAVTFTARAAGEMRGRLRALGVAGVQARTFHAAALRQLRYFAPRVFEGRAMPELLETKARVVGQAAAREQVKLDRTGVRDLTSEIEWAKSALVEPDGYVTAAAEASRETPLPPDQVAVVFAGYERLKRRMGVIDFEDLLRATVWAIEDHRDVADQIRAQYRHFVVDEYQDVNPLQQRLLEAWCGGRDDLTVVGDASQTIYSFTGASAQYLIDFPRRHRGAVVIRLERDYRSTPQVVGLANDVIAAGRGVEASVRLQLVGQRAPGPKPRVSHYPDEPAEAAAVAARCKELLASGVSAAEIAVLFRTNAQSETYEQALADVGVPYVVRGGERFFERPEVREAMMLLRGATRAAEADAADGIGTTTVDAVIGALSGLDWRPDKPPAGGAARERWEALSALLRLAEETVAADPAAADAAVGMPRFVDELAARASAQHVPTVEGVTLGSLHAAKGLEWDAVFLVGLAEGTLPISFAKTPAQLEEERRLLYVGVTRARVHLWLSWAAARSPGGRGSRRPCRFLPAVSLPAGVPGTAVAPASKSAGRSTARSLPTCRICGVALFDPTHRKLRRCSNCPADYDEELFERLRTWRGALAKEQKLPPYVVFTDATLTAVAEQQPSSEAQLAEIPGVGPRKLTLYGGALLALVSGADPESLVAPIDSA; via the coding sequence GTGACCGTCACCCCCGCCGCGTCCGTCGACACCCCTCCCAGCCGCCTCGCAGATCCCGACGCGGTGCTGGCCGGTCTGGACGACGAGCAGCGGGCGGCCGTCCTGGCGCCACGCGGCCCGGTCTGCATCCTGGCCGGCGCCGGTACCGGAAAGACGAGGGCGATCACGCACCGCATCGCCCACGGGGTGCTTACCCAGGCAACCGCCCCCAACCACGTACTGGCGGTGACCTTCACCGCACGGGCCGCCGGGGAGATGCGCGGTCGGCTGCGGGCGCTCGGCGTCGCGGGAGTGCAGGCGCGCACGTTCCACGCCGCGGCCCTGCGACAGCTCCGGTACTTCGCGCCGCGGGTCTTCGAGGGCCGGGCGATGCCGGAACTGCTGGAGACCAAGGCCCGGGTGGTCGGCCAGGCGGCGGCGCGCGAGCAGGTGAAGCTCGACCGCACCGGCGTCCGCGACCTCACGTCCGAGATCGAATGGGCCAAGTCGGCGCTGGTGGAGCCGGACGGATACGTCACGGCCGCCGCCGAGGCGTCCCGGGAGACGCCGCTGCCGCCGGACCAGGTGGCCGTGGTGTTCGCCGGCTACGAGCGGCTGAAGCGCCGGATGGGCGTCATCGACTTCGAGGACCTGTTGCGGGCGACGGTCTGGGCGATCGAGGACCACCGCGACGTCGCCGACCAGATCCGTGCCCAGTACCGGCACTTCGTCGTGGACGAGTACCAAGACGTCAACCCGCTCCAGCAGCGGCTGCTGGAGGCCTGGTGCGGCGGGCGCGACGACCTCACGGTGGTCGGCGACGCCAGCCAGACGATCTACTCGTTCACCGGGGCCAGCGCCCAGTACCTGATCGACTTCCCTCGTCGCCACCGCGGCGCGGTCGTGATCCGGCTGGAGCGCGACTACCGGTCCACACCGCAGGTGGTCGGACTCGCCAACGACGTGATCGCGGCCGGGCGAGGGGTCGAGGCGTCGGTCCGCCTGCAACTCGTCGGCCAGCGGGCGCCCGGCCCGAAACCGCGGGTCTCGCACTACCCGGACGAGCCGGCCGAGGCCGCGGCCGTCGCCGCCCGCTGCAAAGAGCTGCTCGCCTCCGGGGTTTCCGCGGCCGAGATCGCGGTGCTGTTCCGGACGAACGCCCAGTCCGAGACGTACGAGCAGGCGCTGGCCGACGTCGGCGTCCCGTATGTCGTGCGCGGCGGCGAGCGCTTCTTCGAGCGTCCCGAGGTCCGCGAGGCGATGATGCTGCTCCGCGGTGCGACCAGGGCGGCGGAGGCGGACGCCGCCGACGGCATCGGGACCACAACCGTCGACGCGGTGATCGGCGCGCTGTCGGGGCTGGACTGGCGTCCGGACAAGCCGCCCGCCGGTGGCGCGGCCCGGGAACGCTGGGAGGCGCTCTCGGCCCTGCTCCGGCTCGCGGAGGAGACGGTCGCGGCCGATCCGGCGGCGGCCGACGCGGCGGTCGGCATGCCCCGCTTCGTCGACGAGTTGGCCGCCCGCGCGTCGGCGCAGCACGTGCCGACGGTCGAGGGCGTGACGCTCGGCTCGCTGCACGCGGCGAAGGGCCTGGAGTGGGACGCGGTGTTCCTGGTCGGTCTGGCCGAGGGCACGCTCCCGATCTCGTTCGCGAAGACACCCGCGCAGTTGGAGGAGGAGCGCCGCCTGCTCTACGTCGGCGTGACGCGAGCCCGGGTGCACCTCTGGCTGTCCTGGGCGGCGGCCCGCTCGCCGGGTGGCCGGGGTAGTCGGCGCCCGTGCCGGTTCTTGCCGGCGGTCTCGCTCCCGGCAGGCGTCCCCGGCACTGCCGTCGCACCGGCGTCGAAGTCCGCCGGGCGGTCCACCGCACGGTCGCTGCCCACCTGCCGGATCTGCGGCGTGGCCCTGTTCGACCCGACGCACCGCAAGCTGCGTCGCTGCAGCAATTGCCCGGCCGACTACGACGAGGAGCTGTTCGAACGGCTGCGGACGTGGCGGGGAGCGCTGGCCAAGGAGCAGAAGCTGCCTCCCTACGTCGTCTTCACCGACGCGACCCTGACCGCGGTCGCGGAGCAGCAGCCGAGCAGTGAGGCGCAGCTGGCCGAGATCCCCGGGGTCGGGCCGCGCAAACTCACGCTCTACGGAGGTGCGTTGCTGGCGCTGGTGAGCGGCGCGGATCCGGAGTCGCTCGTGGCGCCGATCGACTCCGCCTGA
- a CDS encoding mycoredoxin: MDASTPSAVSTLTMYSTTWCGYCRRLKSQLAREGIEYNEVDIEHDPRAAEYVMSVNGGNQTVPTVQFPDGSALTNPSIADVRAKLGR, from the coding sequence ATGGATGCATCGACCCCGTCGGCGGTCTCGACCCTGACGATGTACTCGACCACTTGGTGCGGCTACTGCCGTCGGCTGAAAAGCCAGCTGGCACGCGAGGGCATCGAGTACAACGAGGTCGACATCGAGCACGACCCGCGGGCCGCCGAGTACGTGATGAGCGTCAACGGTGGCAACCAGACCGTGCCGACCGTCCAGTTCCCGGACGGCTCAGCGTTGACCAACCCGAGCATCGCCGACGTCCGGGCCAAGCTCGGCCGGTGA
- a CDS encoding MFS transporter — protein sequence MGLAALLRRTDFRLLFAGQALSMFGDSAMLLVLAIWVKELTGSNGAAGLTLVFVALPSLIGPLGGWLVDRVRRRPFLVVTNVCSAVAVLPLLAVRSREHVWLIYTVAALYGTLLVLHVAALNALLKAMLPESSLGAANAVLQTVKEALRLVAPLTGAALYTVVGGAGVALLDGLTFLGAAIALGALRVAEPDRSAAQQQSVRAELVAGLTFLWRARPLLHVTVALAIALLVIGIAESVVFAIVEWLGRPPEFVGVVVAVQGIGAVLGGFAATWLIRAAGEVPTVIVGLATFSLGAVVMIAVWLPVVVVGVVLAGFGLPLVLVGFVTTLQRSTSGALMGRVTTAAYLVIGIPQTVSVALGALLVSVLDYRLLLGVMSGGTLLAVAYLLVTGRAAASPADPTASDARLAGNVPGAMSASRAMGWALPPAPAPADEPSPAPTDSSSGSPAELGPDVGDARVGQR from the coding sequence ATGGGGCTCGCCGCACTGTTACGAAGGACGGACTTCCGTCTGCTGTTCGCCGGGCAGGCGCTGTCGATGTTCGGCGACTCGGCGATGTTGCTGGTTCTGGCGATCTGGGTGAAGGAGCTGACCGGCAGCAACGGGGCAGCCGGGCTCACGCTCGTGTTCGTCGCGCTGCCCTCGCTGATCGGCCCGCTCGGTGGGTGGCTGGTCGACCGCGTGCGGCGTCGGCCGTTCCTGGTCGTGACGAACGTCTGCTCGGCGGTGGCGGTGTTACCGCTGCTGGCGGTGCGCTCGCGCGAGCACGTGTGGCTGATCTACACCGTCGCCGCGCTCTACGGCACGCTCCTCGTCCTGCACGTCGCCGCACTCAACGCGCTGCTGAAGGCGATGCTGCCGGAGAGTTCGCTGGGCGCGGCCAACGCGGTGCTGCAGACGGTGAAGGAGGCGCTGCGCCTGGTCGCTCCGCTCACCGGTGCGGCGCTCTACACGGTGGTCGGCGGCGCCGGAGTCGCGCTGCTGGACGGCCTGACGTTCCTCGGCGCGGCGATCGCGCTCGGCGCCCTGCGGGTGGCCGAACCGGACCGGTCCGCTGCCCAGCAGCAGTCGGTCCGGGCGGAGCTGGTGGCCGGGTTGACGTTCCTCTGGCGTGCCCGGCCACTGCTGCACGTCACCGTGGCGCTGGCGATCGCGCTGCTGGTGATCGGGATCGCCGAGTCCGTGGTGTTCGCGATCGTGGAGTGGCTCGGCCGCCCGCCGGAGTTCGTGGGCGTGGTCGTCGCGGTCCAGGGCATCGGCGCGGTGCTCGGCGGGTTCGCCGCCACCTGGCTGATCCGCGCGGCCGGAGAGGTGCCGACGGTGATCGTCGGGCTCGCGACCTTCTCCCTCGGTGCGGTGGTGATGATCGCGGTCTGGTTGCCGGTGGTCGTCGTCGGCGTCGTGCTCGCCGGGTTCGGCCTGCCGCTGGTGCTCGTCGGATTCGTCACGACGCTGCAGCGCAGCACGTCGGGCGCGTTGATGGGGCGGGTCACGACCGCGGCCTACCTGGTGATCGGCATCCCGCAGACGGTCTCCGTCGCGCTCGGCGCGCTGCTGGTCTCGGTGCTCGACTACCGGCTGCTGCTCGGCGTGATGTCCGGTGGGACGCTGCTGGCGGTCGCCTATCTGCTGGTGACCGGGCGCGCGGCAGCCTCGCCGGCCGATCCGACGGCGTCGGACGCGCGGCTGGCCGGGAACGTGCCCGGAGCGATGTCGGCGAGCCGGGCGATGGGGTGGGCGTTACCGCCCGCCCCTGCACCCGCCGACGAGCCGTCGCCCGCCCCTACCGATTCTTCGTCCGGGTCACCGGCCGAGCTTGGCCCGGACGTCGGCGATGCTCGGGTTGGTCAACGCTGA
- a CDS encoding bifunctional metallophosphatase/5'-nucleotidase, protein MSTPLYRRRTVRSLALSVLAVGLVAALPLAGAAPSGTTGPAADAWTPLSPVTVAFSSEVPKAQRATGQLLSFNDFHGAIDPPTGSGGLVNGVPAGGSEYLATAVRKLRREAGRTPTLTVGAGDMVGASPLVSAAFHDEPAIEALSTLGLDINAVGNHEFDEGVTELKRLQYGGCHPTDGCQDGDGFAGARFRFLAANVVDKATRKPIFPAYTIRSVGGVKVGFVGMTLRGTPSIVNPTGITSVDFLDEAETANKYAAELKKRGVHALVLLIHQGGSQTGSTADPSGCAGFAGDITPIVAKVDPAYGVVASGHTHRFYSCALPNSSGKTSVVTSAGTNGVLVTDIDATFDKRAGTFSTVSARNVIAENGVRNPDGTWKTDASGAYVRDPAKADPAVKRVADKYRAAVAPIANEVIGSITADITNSNNAAGESALGDVIADAQLRYTTTSASAQIALMNPGGIRASLNYANSPGGEAPGQVTYGEAFTVQPFNNLVVTQTFTGQQLKDVLEQQFVGFDGQTTQRILQVSAGFTFSYDTRAAAGSRITTMTLNGAPIDLATSYRVTTNDFLANGGDGFTNLTEGTARATAPGFDIDALTAYLGAGTPIAPGPQNRITKLG, encoded by the coding sequence ATGTCCACCCCTCTCTACCGCCGGCGTACCGTCCGGTCGCTGGCCCTCTCGGTGCTCGCCGTGGGCCTCGTCGCCGCGCTGCCACTGGCCGGCGCCGCACCGAGCGGCACCACCGGTCCGGCCGCCGACGCCTGGACGCCGCTGAGCCCGGTGACGGTCGCGTTCTCCAGCGAGGTGCCCAAGGCCCAGCGGGCTACCGGCCAGCTGCTGTCGTTCAACGACTTCCACGGCGCGATCGACCCGCCGACCGGCAGCGGGGGTCTGGTCAACGGTGTTCCGGCCGGCGGGTCGGAGTACCTGGCCACCGCGGTGCGGAAGTTGCGCAGGGAGGCCGGGCGCACTCCCACCCTCACCGTCGGCGCCGGTGACATGGTCGGCGCCTCACCGCTGGTCTCCGCCGCATTCCACGACGAGCCGGCGATCGAAGCGTTGTCCACGTTGGGCCTGGACATCAACGCGGTCGGGAACCACGAGTTCGACGAGGGCGTCACCGAGTTGAAGCGCCTGCAGTACGGCGGATGTCACCCCACCGACGGCTGCCAGGACGGCGACGGGTTCGCCGGTGCGAGGTTCCGCTTCCTCGCCGCGAACGTCGTCGACAAGGCGACGAGGAAGCCGATCTTCCCCGCGTACACGATCCGCAGCGTCGGCGGCGTCAAGGTGGGCTTCGTCGGCATGACGCTCAGAGGAACGCCGAGCATCGTCAACCCGACCGGCATCACCAGCGTGGACTTCCTCGACGAAGCCGAGACCGCGAACAAGTACGCCGCCGAGCTGAAGAAGCGCGGCGTCCACGCGCTGGTCCTCCTGATCCACCAGGGCGGTAGCCAGACCGGGTCCACTGCCGACCCGTCCGGGTGCGCGGGCTTCGCCGGTGACATCACGCCGATCGTCGCGAAGGTCGATCCGGCATACGGCGTCGTGGCCTCCGGGCACACCCACCGTTTCTACAGCTGCGCGTTGCCCAACTCGTCCGGGAAGACCTCCGTGGTCACCAGCGCGGGCACCAACGGCGTGCTGGTGACCGACATCGACGCGACGTTCGACAAGCGAGCGGGCACCTTCTCCACCGTGTCCGCGCGCAACGTCATCGCGGAGAACGGCGTCCGGAACCCGGACGGCACCTGGAAGACCGACGCCAGCGGGGCCTACGTCCGCGACCCGGCCAAGGCCGACCCGGCGGTCAAGCGGGTCGCGGACAAGTACCGCGCCGCGGTCGCGCCGATCGCGAACGAGGTGATCGGGTCGATCACCGCGGACATCACGAACTCGAACAACGCCGCCGGGGAGAGCGCACTCGGCGACGTCATCGCCGACGCCCAGCTGAGGTACACCACAACCAGCGCGAGCGCCCAGATCGCGCTGATGAACCCGGGTGGTATCCGCGCCTCGCTGAACTACGCGAACTCCCCTGGTGGCGAGGCGCCGGGCCAGGTGACCTACGGCGAGGCGTTCACCGTCCAACCGTTCAACAACCTCGTGGTGACGCAGACGTTCACCGGGCAGCAGCTCAAGGACGTGCTCGAGCAGCAGTTCGTCGGGTTCGACGGGCAGACCACGCAGCGGATCCTGCAAGTCTCGGCCGGCTTCACGTTCTCGTACGACACGCGCGCCGCAGCCGGGTCGCGGATCACCACGATGACGCTGAACGGGGCGCCGATCGACCTGGCGACCTCGTACCGGGTGACGACGAACGACTTCCTCGCCAACGGTGGCGACGGGTTCACGAACCTCACCGAGGGCACCGCGCGGGCGACCGCACCGGGCTTCGACATCGACGCGCTCACCGCCTACCTCGGCGCCGGCACCCCGATCGCCCCGGGCCCGCAGAATCGGATCACTAAACTGGGCTGA
- a CDS encoding pitrilysin family protein, translated as MSAPTSAGAPVTIPATGFPVERFTLPNGLRVVLTPDRSAPVIAVGVVYDVGIRSEPQGRTGFAHLFEHLMFQGSENLEKLAHFRYVQASGGVFNGSTHLDYTDYYETLPSNALERALFLEADRMRRPELTAENLANQIAVVKEEIRVNVKNRPYGGFPWLLLPPVMFDTFANAHDGYGSFEDLESATVEDAQSFFSTYYAPGNAVLAVGGDLDVAGATALIERHFGDVPARTVPTRPSFAEPDLTSERRAVHHDAMAPLPAVAMAWRVPDPVGDLSAYLPYVVLAEVLTDGDASRLQERLVLTDAIATSVSGYLGFMGDPFDVRDPTALLLQAHFPPSVQAETVITAIDQEIERLAGSGLAPGELSRVQARLAAHLLREVDAVLGRTLSIAVLEQQRGRAELINDLPHLLAEVTAEQVVAAAQTLRPARRAVLELVPGSAQ; from the coding sequence GTGTCTGCACCCACCTCTGCCGGCGCGCCGGTCACGATTCCCGCCACCGGCTTCCCGGTCGAGCGGTTCACGTTGCCCAACGGCCTCCGTGTCGTCCTCACCCCGGACCGGTCCGCGCCGGTCATCGCGGTCGGCGTCGTCTACGACGTCGGTATCCGTTCTGAGCCGCAGGGCCGTACCGGCTTCGCGCACCTCTTCGAGCACCTCATGTTCCAGGGCTCGGAGAACCTGGAGAAGCTCGCCCACTTCCGGTACGTGCAGGCGTCCGGCGGGGTCTTCAACGGCAGCACCCACCTCGACTACACCGACTACTACGAGACGCTGCCCAGCAATGCGCTGGAGCGCGCGCTCTTCCTCGAGGCCGACCGGATGCGGCGCCCCGAGCTGACCGCCGAGAACCTCGCGAACCAGATCGCGGTGGTCAAGGAAGAGATCCGGGTCAACGTCAAGAACCGGCCGTACGGCGGGTTCCCGTGGCTGCTGCTGCCTCCGGTCATGTTCGACACGTTCGCCAACGCCCACGACGGCTACGGCTCGTTCGAAGACCTGGAGTCGGCGACGGTCGAGGACGCGCAGAGCTTCTTCTCGACGTACTACGCCCCCGGCAACGCCGTGCTGGCGGTCGGCGGTGACCTGGACGTCGCCGGCGCCACCGCGCTGATCGAACGGCACTTCGGGGACGTTCCGGCGCGGACCGTGCCGACCCGCCCCTCGTTCGCGGAGCCCGACCTCACCTCCGAGCGGCGCGCGGTCCACCACGACGCGATGGCGCCCCTGCCCGCCGTCGCGATGGCCTGGCGGGTGCCCGACCCGGTCGGTGACCTCTCGGCGTACCTGCCCTACGTCGTGCTGGCCGAGGTCCTCACCGACGGGGACGCGTCCCGGCTTCAGGAGCGGCTCGTGCTCACCGACGCGATCGCGACCAGCGTCTCCGGTTACTTGGGCTTCATGGGTGACCCGTTCGACGTCCGCGACCCCACCGCGCTGCTGCTGCAGGCCCACTTCCCGCCGTCGGTGCAGGCCGAGACCGTGATCACCGCCATCGACCAGGAGATCGAGCGGCTGGCCGGCTCCGGCCTGGCGCCCGGTGAACTCTCCCGGGTCCAGGCCCGACTAGCGGCCCACCTGCTCAGAGAGGTCGACGCGGTGCTCGGCCGAACCCTCAGCATCGCCGTGCTCGAGCAGCAGCGTGGCCGCGCCGAGCTGATCAACGACTTGCCGCACCTGCTGGCCGAGGTCACCGCGGAGCAGGTCGTCGCCGCGGCGCAGACCCTGCGCCCGGCCCGTCGCGCCGTACTCGAATTGGTCCCGGGGAGCGCCCAGTGA
- a CDS encoding long-chain fatty acid--CoA ligase, with protein sequence MTVTVDTGHRSIGQLFLAQVAKNPTGRAFAGPAPITTAAPGTVGTTSLTWQETADQVTALAAGLVELGVEPGDRVGIASGTRVEWILADLAIMCAGGATTTIYPTTEAGDAAFILADSGSSILFAEDATQLAKFRAKAADLPDLRAIIVIDGTDIDREADGPEILTLGELAERGSERLAGEPSLIEQRVAGIGPDDLATLIYTSGTTGRPKGVRLVHANWIWESNAQANLGIIEDGDVQYLWLPMAHSFGKVLLCAQLTIGFESYVDGRVDKIIENLPVVKPTVMAGVPRIYEKVYNRVRSMAQEKGGATWKIFNWALGVGREVVALREQGKEPSGLLAVKYAIATKLVFSKLQARFGGRMRGMISGAAPLSREVAEFFHAAGVPIYEGYGLTETTAGAFVNLPERFKLGTVGLPLGDLEVKIAEDGEILLRGGNVMRGYHHLPEETESVLSEDGWFHTGDIGELDDGFLRITDRKKDLVKTSGGKYVAPSYIEGLFKTIVPQVSQVLVHTRNFCTMLITLDPDEIKAWAQGAGLESLSVAELASHPQVREHVQTGIDQLNGQLNRWETIKGFVILPHDLSVDNGEITPSLKVRRKFVEEKYKAELDSLYTGSSGD encoded by the coding sequence ATGACCGTCACCGTGGACACCGGGCACCGCTCGATCGGCCAGCTTTTCCTCGCCCAGGTGGCGAAAAACCCCACTGGCCGGGCGTTCGCCGGGCCCGCGCCGATCACCACCGCAGCACCCGGAACCGTCGGAACCACCAGCTTGACCTGGCAGGAGACTGCCGACCAGGTCACCGCGCTGGCCGCCGGGCTGGTTGAACTCGGGGTAGAGCCTGGCGACCGGGTCGGGATCGCGTCCGGCACCCGGGTGGAGTGGATCCTGGCCGACCTCGCCATCATGTGCGCCGGCGGGGCGACCACCACGATCTACCCGACCACCGAGGCCGGGGACGCCGCATTCATCCTGGCCGACTCCGGCAGCAGCATCCTCTTCGCGGAGGACGCCACTCAGCTGGCCAAGTTCCGCGCGAAAGCCGCCGACCTGCCGGACCTTCGCGCGATCATCGTCATCGACGGCACGGACATCGACCGGGAAGCCGACGGCCCCGAGATCCTGACCCTCGGGGAACTGGCCGAGCGCGGGAGCGAGCGGCTGGCCGGTGAGCCTTCCCTGATCGAACAGCGGGTCGCGGGTATCGGCCCCGACGACCTGGCGACGCTGATCTACACGTCCGGCACCACCGGCCGGCCGAAGGGCGTCCGGCTGGTGCACGCCAACTGGATCTGGGAGTCGAACGCCCAGGCGAACCTCGGCATCATCGAGGACGGCGACGTCCAGTACCTCTGGCTGCCGATGGCGCACTCGTTCGGCAAGGTGCTGCTCTGCGCCCAGCTGACGATCGGGTTTGAGAGCTACGTCGACGGACGGGTCGACAAGATCATCGAGAACCTCCCGGTGGTGAAGCCGACCGTGATGGCGGGCGTCCCCCGGATCTACGAGAAGGTCTACAACCGTGTCCGCTCCATGGCCCAGGAGAAGGGCGGGGCGACCTGGAAGATCTTCAACTGGGCGCTCGGCGTCGGCCGCGAGGTCGTGGCGCTGCGCGAGCAGGGCAAGGAGCCGTCCGGACTGCTCGCGGTCAAGTACGCGATCGCGACCAAACTGGTCTTCAGCAAGCTCCAGGCCCGGTTCGGCGGCCGGATGCGCGGCATGATCTCCGGCGCCGCTCCGCTCTCCCGCGAAGTGGCCGAGTTCTTCCACGCGGCCGGCGTCCCGATCTACGAGGGGTACGGCCTCACCGAGACCACCGCCGGGGCGTTCGTCAACCTCCCGGAGCGGTTCAAGCTGGGCACGGTCGGCCTGCCGCTGGGCGACCTCGAGGTCAAGATCGCCGAGGACGGCGAGATCCTGCTGCGCGGCGGCAACGTCATGCGGGGCTACCACCACCTGCCGGAGGAGACCGAGAGCGTCCTGTCCGAGGACGGCTGGTTCCACACCGGAGACATCGGCGAGCTCGACGACGGATTCCTGCGGATCACCGACCGCAAGAAGGACCTGGTGAAGACGTCCGGCGGTAAGTACGTCGCGCCGTCGTACATCGAAGGGCTGTTCAAGACGATCGTCCCGCAGGTCAGCCAGGTGCTGGTGCACACCAGGAACTTCTGCACGATGCTGATCACGCTCGACCCGGACGAGATCAAGGCCTGGGCTCAGGGCGCCGGGCTGGAGTCGCTCTCGGTGGCCGAGCTGGCGAGCCACCCGCAGGTGCGGGAACACGTCCAGACCGGGATCGACCAGCTGAACGGGCAGCTCAACCGCTGGGAGACGATCAAGGGGTTCGTGATCCTGCCGCACGACCTCTCGGTGGACAACGGGGAGATCACACCGTCCCTCAAGGTCCGGCGCAAGTTCGTCGAGGAGAAGTACAAGGCTGAGCTGGACAGCCTCTACACCGGCTCCTCCGGCGACTGA
- a CDS encoding uridine kinase translates to MSELTHHPVPVSPEALSELLVETCLTAVASAGARPLRVAIDGADAAQPGQLADRLVDPLRAGGVAAVRVRAGDFLRPASLRWEFGKTDPDSFYDHWLDAGGLTREVLTPWAEGGRYLPALWDAATDRAVRADYRPVPPRAVLLVDGPLLLGRGLPFDLTVHLRLSAAALRRRTPADEAWTLPAFARYEAEVDPASTADVVVRADDPRHLAVLVRA, encoded by the coding sequence GTGAGTGAGTTGACCCACCACCCGGTGCCGGTGTCCCCGGAGGCCCTCTCCGAGCTTCTCGTCGAGACCTGCCTGACCGCAGTCGCGAGCGCCGGTGCGCGGCCGCTGCGGGTCGCGATCGACGGCGCCGACGCAGCGCAGCCGGGGCAGCTGGCCGACCGGCTCGTGGACCCGTTACGAGCCGGCGGGGTGGCTGCGGTCCGGGTGCGCGCCGGGGACTTCCTGCGGCCCGCGTCGCTGCGCTGGGAATTCGGCAAGACGGACCCGGACTCGTTCTACGACCACTGGCTGGACGCGGGCGGGCTGACCCGCGAGGTGCTCACCCCGTGGGCGGAGGGCGGGCGGTACCTGCCTGCGCTCTGGGACGCCGCGACCGACCGGGCGGTGCGCGCGGACTACCGGCCGGTGCCTCCGCGCGCCGTGCTGCTCGTCGACGGGCCGCTGTTGCTCGGTCGTGGGCTGCCGTTCGACCTCACCGTGCACCTGCGGCTGTCCGCCGCCGCGCTCCGCCGCCGCACCCCCGCCGACGAGGCGTGGACGCTACCGGCGTTCGCACGCTACGAGGCGGAGGTCGACCCGGCGAGCACCGCCGACGTCGTGGTCCGCGCCGACGACCCACGCCACCTTGCCGTGCTGGTCCGGGCTTGA
- a CDS encoding M16 family metallopeptidase, which yields MSPQHAAPRRTVPALEEPRALPEPEVAERTLATGLKVVAVRRGTVPLVEIRLRIPFAGAAAGEDVSVAAVLANTVLSGTGSHTNVELAAELQKIGGGLSVGVDPDRLVVSGNTLSDGLGRLLEILNEVLTTATYPEREVGTERERLADRIQIAFSQPSQLVRRALLRRIYGTHPYAIETPEPDQVRAIESPAVRALHAERVLPVGSVLVLVGNIDPDATLDLVEQALGGWSPTGVAHRTPPAPPLAAGPLLLVDRPGSVQSSLRVALPAVPRAHADYAAFQLANLVFGGYFSSRLVENIREDKGYTYSPHSSVDHSAAGSVTLVSADVATEVTAPALLEIAYELGRIATLPPTAEELEQARQYAIGTLALSVSSQAGLAGMLIALAGTGLDLNWLAEHPIRLAKVTLEEVAAAAAGYLAPSGGVTVVLGDAEAVTGPLGALGPVDRP from the coding sequence GTGAGCCCACAGCACGCCGCCCCGCGCCGCACCGTCCCGGCGCTGGAGGAACCTCGGGCGCTGCCCGAGCCGGAGGTCGCCGAGCGCACGCTCGCCACCGGCCTGAAGGTCGTGGCCGTCCGCCGCGGCACGGTGCCGCTGGTCGAGATCCGGCTGCGGATCCCGTTCGCCGGCGCGGCAGCGGGGGAGGATGTCTCGGTCGCCGCGGTGCTCGCGAACACCGTGCTCTCCGGCACCGGGAGCCACACGAACGTCGAGCTCGCCGCGGAACTGCAGAAGATCGGTGGCGGCCTCTCGGTCGGCGTCGACCCCGACCGGCTGGTGGTCTCCGGGAACACGCTCTCCGACGGGTTGGGTCGGCTGCTGGAGATCCTCAACGAGGTCCTCACCACGGCGACGTACCCCGAGCGCGAGGTGGGCACCGAACGCGAGCGGCTCGCCGACCGGATTCAGATCGCGTTCTCGCAGCCCTCGCAGCTCGTCCGGCGCGCGCTCCTGCGGCGGATCTACGGCACCCACCCGTACGCGATCGAGACGCCGGAGCCCGACCAGGTCCGGGCGATCGAGTCCCCGGCGGTGCGCGCGCTGCACGCCGAGCGGGTCCTGCCGGTCGGCAGCGTGCTCGTGCTGGTCGGCAACATCGATCCGGACGCGACGCTCGACCTGGTCGAGCAGGCGCTGGGCGGTTGGTCGCCCACCGGCGTCGCGCACCGCACTCCGCCGGCTCCGCCGCTGGCCGCCGGCCCGCTGCTGCTGGTCGACCGGCCGGGCTCGGTGCAGTCGTCGTTGCGGGTGGCGCTCCCGGCAGTGCCCAGGGCGCACGCCGACTACGCCGCGTTCCAGCTGGCGAACCTCGTCTTCGGCGGGTACTTCTCGTCCCGTCTGGTCGAGAACATCCGCGAGGACAAGGGCTACACCTACTCACCGCACTCCAGCGTCGACCACTCGGCGGCCGGGTCGGTGACGCTGGTCAGCGCCGACGTCGCGACCGAGGTCACCGCGCCTGCGCTGCTGGAGATCGCGTACGAGCTGGGTCGCATCGCCACGCTGCCGCCGACCGCGGAGGAGCTGGAGCAGGCCCGTCAGTACGCGATCGGGACGCTGGCCCTCTCGGTGTCGTCGCAGGCGGGGCTGGCCGGGATGCTGATCGCGCTGGCCGGCACCGGGCTGGACCTGAACTGGCTGGCCGAGCACCCGATCCGGCTGGCCAAGGTGACGCTCGAGGAGGTCGCCGCGGCGGCCGCCGGGTACCTCGCACCGTCCGGCGGGGTGACCGTCGTCCTCGGTGACGCCGAGGCGGTCACGGGCCCGCTCGGGGCGCTCGGCCCGGTCGACCGGCCGTGA